Proteins encoded in a region of the Massilia sp. UMI-21 genome:
- a CDS encoding CbiX/SirB N-terminal domain-containing protein produces the protein MKRALVLFAHGARAPGWALPFERLRDQAQARLPDVGVTLAFLELMEPRLPATVEALVRDGTEDITIVPVFLGQGGHLLRDLPQLADGIRAAHPGLRLHVVGAIGEDPGVQAAMTDYCLRSLG, from the coding sequence ATGAAACGTGCACTCGTCCTGTTCGCCCACGGCGCCCGCGCACCAGGCTGGGCCCTGCCTTTCGAACGGCTGCGCGACCAGGCGCAGGCCCGGCTGCCCGATGTCGGCGTCACGCTGGCCTTCCTCGAACTGATGGAGCCGCGCCTGCCCGCCACGGTCGAGGCGCTGGTGCGCGACGGCACCGAAGACATCACGATCGTGCCGGTATTCCTGGGGCAGGGTGGCCACCTGCTGCGCGACCTGCCGCAGCTGGCGGACGGCATCCGCGCCGCCCATCCCGGCCTGCGCCTGCATGTGGTCGGCGCCATCGGCGAAGATCCCGGGGTGCAGGCGGCCATGACGGACTATTGCCTGCGCTCGCTCGGCTGA
- a CDS encoding DUF4214 domain-containing protein, which yields MSTDTTDYAPVGIVDDRDILLTTLRSGEVAATLTPIDWGLPTGGRWVIDAQSVPGLFSIAYNPATDSSARLIVNDAALLPAAGSAATVTAHYYDRYQLDGNGNPLPGHGVAETLVYTVEAGSSRDLAGFGSELVLGAAAASANPDMATLSTGAFMTAWQSADGSIVGQLRTAAGAAQGAAFALSPTNDAALDAAPALAALAGGRSVVAYTSTDGAGTRIAYRIVDANGNPGAEVVVGAAAADTAMPDVTALADGGFALAWRSGGQVHVRTADANGTPTGIEQVYGALGTAFSPSIAATATGYVVAWGEIGDGNVYAALAGGAPIVASGDGLAASRATAAPQPAVTALAGGGFVVTWDSYANSPWGFASTDIFFQRFDAAGKLVGNMTQANLDGGGGRFESTAIALADGGFLVAWQSDSGDFDRGGVFGRRFDADGAALDAREFGINEMRQGDQAKPVLSALADGGFAAAWVDTQDNGTVQVEARVLAGADPAPPVAAAPDPTPTPTPTPTPTPTPTPTPTPTPTPTSPGNSGTSTGSGSSTAATISGGNGADLIKAVAGNQRIDGLAGIDTVDYGNYKSLFEIARTEGGVTVADRFGTGGTDTLVNVERLSFTDVSVALDIDGIAGQAYRMYTAAFNRTPDKAGVGYWIKMMDAGVSLEQVAAGFATSAEFKSLYGADAGDAQFVELLYNNVLHRSAEGAGRDYWMQVLAEQHTPRAQVLAFFSESAENQAQVIGSIQNGIEFTPYGG from the coding sequence ATGAGCACCGATACCACTGATTACGCCCCCGTCGGCATCGTCGACGACCGCGATATCCTGTTGACCACCCTGCGCAGCGGCGAAGTCGCCGCGACGCTGACCCCGATCGACTGGGGCCTGCCGACCGGCGGACGCTGGGTCATCGATGCCCAGTCGGTGCCGGGCCTGTTCTCGATTGCCTACAACCCCGCGACCGACAGCAGCGCGCGCCTGATCGTCAACGACGCGGCGCTGCTGCCCGCGGCCGGCTCGGCGGCGACGGTCACCGCCCATTACTACGACCGCTACCAGCTCGACGGCAACGGCAATCCGCTGCCGGGCCATGGCGTCGCCGAGACCCTGGTGTACACGGTCGAAGCAGGCAGCTCGCGCGACCTGGCCGGATTCGGCAGCGAGCTCGTGCTCGGCGCGGCCGCAGCATCGGCCAATCCCGACATGGCGACGCTGTCGACCGGCGCGTTCATGACGGCATGGCAGTCGGCAGACGGCAGCATCGTCGGGCAGTTGCGCACTGCCGCCGGGGCGGCGCAGGGGGCGGCATTCGCGCTCAGCCCGACGAACGACGCCGCGCTCGACGCTGCGCCCGCGCTGGCGGCGCTGGCGGGCGGACGTTCGGTGGTGGCCTACACCAGCACCGACGGCGCCGGCACGCGCATCGCCTACCGCATCGTGGATGCCAACGGCAATCCGGGCGCCGAAGTCGTCGTGGGCGCGGCCGCCGCGGACACCGCGATGCCCGACGTGACGGCCCTGGCCGACGGCGGCTTCGCCCTGGCCTGGCGCAGCGGCGGCCAGGTGCACGTGCGCACTGCCGACGCCAACGGCACCCCGACCGGCATCGAGCAGGTCTACGGCGCCCTTGGCACCGCCTTCAGCCCGAGCATTGCGGCCACCGCCACCGGCTACGTCGTCGCGTGGGGCGAAATCGGCGACGGCAACGTCTATGCCGCGCTGGCAGGCGGCGCCCCGATCGTGGCGAGCGGGGACGGGCTGGCCGCAAGCCGCGCCACCGCGGCGCCGCAACCGGCGGTGACCGCACTGGCCGGGGGCGGCTTCGTGGTCACCTGGGACAGCTACGCCAACTCTCCCTGGGGCTTTGCGAGCACCGACATCTTCTTCCAGCGTTTCGATGCGGCCGGCAAGCTGGTCGGCAACATGACGCAGGCGAACCTCGACGGCGGCGGCGGCCGTTTCGAGTCGACCGCGATCGCGCTGGCCGATGGCGGCTTCCTGGTCGCATGGCAGAGCGACAGCGGCGACTTCGACCGCGGCGGCGTGTTCGGCCGGCGCTTCGACGCGGATGGCGCCGCCCTCGATGCGCGCGAATTCGGGATCAACGAGATGCGGCAGGGCGACCAGGCCAAGCCGGTGCTCAGCGCGCTGGCCGACGGCGGTTTCGCCGCCGCCTGGGTCGACACCCAGGACAACGGGACGGTGCAGGTCGAGGCGCGTGTGCTGGCCGGGGCCGACCCGGCCCCGCCGGTCGCCGCGGCGCCGGACCCGACGCCGACACCGACACCGACACCGACACCGACACCGACACCGACACCGACACCGACACCGACACCGACGCCGACGAGCCCCGGCAACTCGGGCACGAGCACCGGAAGCGGCTCCTCGACCGCCGCCACGATCAGCGGCGGCAACGGCGCCGACCTGATCAAGGCAGTGGCAGGCAACCAGAGGATCGACGGCCTGGCCGGCATCGACACGGTCGACTACGGCAATTACAAGAGCCTGTTCGAGATCGCGCGTACCGAGGGCGGCGTGACCGTCGCCGACCGCTTCGGAACCGGCGGCACCGATACGCTGGTGAACGTCGAACGCCTGAGCTTTACCGATGTGTCGGTGGCGCTCGACATCGACGGCATCGCCGGCCAGGCCTACCGCATGTACACGGCGGCATTCAACCGGACCCCGGACAAGGCGGGCGTCGGCTACTGGATCAAGATGATGGATGCGGGCGTGAGCCTGGAGCAGGTGGCGGCCGGTTTCGCGACCAGCGCCGAGTTCAAGAGCCTGTACGGCGCCGATGCCGGCGACGCGCAGTTCGTCGAGCTCCTGTACAACAATGTGCTGCACCGCAGCGCCGAAGGCGCCGGCCGCGATTACTGGATGCAGGTGCTGGCCGAGCAGCACACCCCGCGTGCGCAGGTGCTGGCTTTCTTCAGCGAGAGCGCCGAGAACCAGGCGCAGGTGATCGGGTCGATCCAGAACGGGATCGAATTTACGCCTTACGGTGGATAA
- the cobA gene encoding uroporphyrinogen-III C-methyltransferase, which translates to MAHSGALGKVYLVGAGPGAADLITVRGARLLAQADVVLYDALVTSDMLDLCRQAELISVGKRSGQRSTAQVHINQQLVECAGKFRQVVRLKGGDPMLFGRADEELRALEAAGIEVEVVPGITTAVAAAAAARQPLTKRGVARSVAFFTSSTERDRPDRPIAAPPALPETDTLVQYMGGREAAATAERLLAEGRRPDLPVVVVENCSRPDERILRLTLSDLARGLEPGHGPVLVMLGEALAKREHQR; encoded by the coding sequence ATGGCGCATTCAGGGGCACTCGGCAAAGTCTATCTGGTGGGAGCCGGCCCCGGCGCTGCCGACCTCATCACCGTCCGCGGCGCGCGCCTGCTGGCGCAGGCCGACGTCGTGCTCTACGACGCGCTGGTCACCTCCGACATGCTCGACCTGTGCCGCCAGGCCGAGCTGATCTCGGTCGGCAAGCGCTCGGGCCAGCGCTCCACGGCGCAAGTCCACATCAACCAGCAGCTGGTCGAATGCGCCGGCAAGTTCCGGCAGGTGGTGCGCCTGAAAGGCGGCGACCCGATGCTGTTCGGGCGCGCCGACGAGGAACTGCGCGCGCTGGAAGCGGCCGGCATCGAGGTCGAAGTCGTTCCCGGCATTACCACCGCGGTCGCGGCGGCGGCCGCCGCCCGGCAACCGCTCACCAAGCGCGGCGTGGCGCGCAGCGTTGCCTTCTTCACCTCGAGCACTGAAAGGGACCGGCCGGACAGGCCGATCGCCGCCCCGCCTGCCCTGCCCGAAACCGACACGCTGGTGCAGTACATGGGCGGGCGCGAAGCCGCGGCCACCGCCGAACGCCTGCTGGCGGAAGGACGCCGTCCCGATCTGCCGGTGGTGGTGGTGGAAAACTGCAGCCGGCCCGACGAGCGCATCCTGCGGCTGACTTTAAGCGACCTGGCGCGCGGGCTGGAGCCGGGACACGGGCCGGTGCTGGTGATGCTGGGCGAGGCGCTCGCCAAGCGCGAACATCAACGGTAG
- a CDS encoding sulfate adenylyltransferase subunit 1, translating to MNAPTDNFAENANQRGLLRFITAGSVDDGKSTLIGRLLYDSKGIFADQLAAVSRSKHKRTVGDTIDLSLLTDGLEAEREQGITIDVAYRYFATPKRKFIIADTPGHEQYTRNMVTGASTADAVIILVDVSKVKLGDDGSVTLLTQTKRHSTIAKLLQIEHVIVAVNKMDLVDYDQTVYERIVGAYRAFADSLGLKDVTAIPLSALGGDNVVTASGNMPWYQGPTLIDLLEALSVYDESHAAPFRFPVQLVARHNGHEANDFRGYMGRIESGKVSVGDKLVVQPSGQGATVKDIVTFDGSLQSAVAGQSVTLLLNEHLDISRGDLLAGADQPATQLRQVVADLCWMSDEPLDMRRKYWIKHGTRQTAARLKQVDSILDVNTQQRVAGNPTEGLKLNDIATVQLSVQQPLAADAYCDNRATGAFILIDEVTHQTVAAGMIRLDQ from the coding sequence ATGAACGCCCCCACCGACAACTTCGCCGAAAACGCCAACCAGCGCGGTCTGCTGCGCTTCATCACCGCCGGCTCCGTCGACGACGGCAAGAGCACCCTGATCGGCCGCCTGCTGTACGACAGCAAGGGCATCTTCGCCGACCAGCTGGCCGCCGTCTCGCGCTCGAAGCACAAGCGCACCGTGGGCGACACCATCGACCTGTCGCTGCTGACCGACGGCCTGGAAGCCGAACGCGAACAGGGCATCACCATCGACGTGGCCTACCGCTACTTCGCCACCCCGAAGCGCAAGTTCATCATCGCCGATACCCCGGGCCACGAGCAATACACCCGCAACATGGTCACCGGCGCCTCGACCGCCGACGCCGTGATCATCCTGGTGGACGTCTCCAAGGTGAAGCTGGGCGACGATGGTTCTGTCACGCTGCTGACCCAGACCAAGCGCCACTCGACCATCGCCAAGCTGCTGCAGATCGAGCACGTGATCGTGGCCGTCAACAAGATGGACCTGGTGGACTACGACCAAACGGTCTACGAGCGCATCGTCGGCGCCTACCGCGCATTCGCCGACTCGCTGGGCCTGAAGGACGTGACGGCGATCCCGCTGTCGGCCCTCGGCGGCGACAACGTGGTGACCGCTTCCGGCAACATGCCCTGGTACCAGGGCCCGACCCTGATCGACCTGCTCGAAGCTTTGTCCGTGTACGACGAGTCGCACGCCGCGCCCTTCCGCTTCCCGGTGCAGCTGGTGGCGCGCCACAACGGCCACGAAGCCAATGACTTCCGCGGCTACATGGGCCGCATCGAGTCGGGCAAGGTCTCGGTGGGCGACAAGCTCGTCGTCCAGCCTTCGGGCCAGGGCGCCACGGTGAAGGACATCGTGACCTTCGATGGTTCGTTGCAGTCCGCCGTGGCCGGCCAGTCGGTCACCCTGCTGCTGAACGAACACCTGGACATCTCGCGCGGCGACCTGCTGGCCGGCGCCGATCAACCCGCGACCCAGCTCAGGCAGGTGGTGGCGGACCTGTGCTGGATGTCGGACGAGCCGCTCGACATGCGCCGCAAGTACTGGATCAAGCACGGCACCCGCCAGACCGCGGCCAGGCTCAAGCAGGTCGACAGCATCCTGGACGTCAACACCCAGCAGCGCGTGGCGGGCAATCCCACCGAGGGCCTGAAGCTGAACGACATCGCCACCGTGCAGCTGAGCGTGCAGCAGCCGCTGGCGGCCGACGCCTATTGCGACAACCGCGCCACCGGCGCCTTCATCCTGATCGACGAAGTCACCCACCAGACCGTGGCAGCGGGTATGATCCGACTGGATCAATAA